In Chrysiogenes arsenatis DSM 11915, the following proteins share a genomic window:
- the dprA gene encoding DNA-processing protein DprA: MALLSGHSAEQLATTTIARDTLQKLEHEFAAQLPLLETLDITLLCFGEANYPASLRNVDSPPLILYLRGTLPDAPRLAIVGSRGPTDYGKQVTALFAAELSRAGMCIVSGLALGIDAIAHQNAVGTRGNTIAVLGSGVDLITPHTNRXGEAILAQGGALLSEFPPGTPALPANFPRRNRIISGLSLGVVLIEAAIRSGTMITARLALEQGREVFAIPGNIFSPKQAGSHRMIQDGARLVTCSADILEILAQPGLFAADSTPIPPALPTEQQTLLQALKKTDVASIDDLQHLCEQERTLFMESLAELELLGYITLDSGNVSLNRSKA; the protein is encoded by the coding sequence ATGGCACTTCTTTCTGGCCACTCTGCCGAACAACTGGCAACCACCACCATCGCTCGCGACACCTTACAAAAACTCGAACACGAGTTTGCCGCCCAACTTCCGTTACTCGAAACCTTAGACATCACCCTACTCTGCTTTGGCGAAGCAAACTATCCCGCATCGCTACGCAATGTCGATTCGCCACCGCTTATCCTCTACTTGCGCGGCACCCTGCCGGATGCACCGCGCCTTGCGATAGTCGGCTCGCGTGGCCCAACCGACTATGGCAAGCAAGTGACGGCACTCTTCGCCGCAGAACTGAGCCGCGCCGGCATGTGCATTGTCAGTGGCCTCGCACTCGGCATCGACGCCATCGCACACCAAAACGCCGTTGGAACGCGCGGCAATACTATCGCCGTCCTTGGCAGTGGAGTCGACCTCATCACGCCACACACCAACCGCCNCGGCGAAGCAATTCTCGCCCAAGGGGGAGCTCTACTCAGCGAATTCCCGCCCGGCACACCAGCACTCCCCGCCAATTTCCCCCGCCGCAACCGCATTATTAGCGGCTTATCGCTTGGCGTCGTACTTATTGAGGCCGCTATTCGCAGTGGCACCATGATAACGGCACGCCTCGCACTGGAGCAGGGCCGTGAAGTATTTGCCATTCCCGGCAATATCTTTTCCCCCAAGCAAGCTGGAAGTCATCGGATGATCCAAGATGGAGCGCGCCTCGTCACCTGCAGTGCAGATATTCTGGAAATTCTCGCACAGCCGGGGCTTTTTGCGGCAGACAGCACACCAATACCACCGGCGTTACCAACAGAACAGCAAACCCTCTTGCAAGCGCTCAAAAAAACAGATGTTGCTTCGATTGATGATTTACAGCATCTCTGCGAACAGGAAAGAACCCTTTTCATGGAATCGCTTGCGGAATTAGAACTCCTGGGGTATATAACCCTCGATTCAGGAAACGTCTCGCTAAACAGGAGTAAAGCATGA
- a CDS encoding DUF494 family protein, translated as MNAEISKLLKVIANFVMLEEISIDHTDEIFDAMEMLGYDEDDINSALVLMDAIPVHSVGTVYGGASVSQFSYTMRVAGILTMEASNILLMMDRFDILDSYTVEEIIDRAEVYSNSKGGRVDLEEMKGIINNVILENVTHGVDDVIRIASEGWGAVDH; from the coding sequence ATGAATGCAGAAATATCAAAATTACTGAAAGTTATTGCGAATTTTGTCATGCTTGAAGAAATTTCTATAGATCATACCGACGAAATTTTTGACGCTATGGAAATGCTTGGCTACGACGAAGACGACATCAATTCCGCACTCGTTTTAATGGATGCTATTCCGGTTCACTCGGTCGGCACCGTCTATGGCGGCGCTTCCGTCAGCCAATTTTCCTATACCATGCGCGTCGCAGGCATCTTGACGATGGAAGCCAGCAACATTCTGCTCATGATGGATCGTTTTGATATACTTGATTCCTACACGGTCGAAGAAATCATTGATCGCGCCGAAGTCTACTCAAACTCTAAAGGGGGACGGGTTGACCTTGAAGAGATGAAAGGGATCATCAATAACGTAATTCTCGAAAATGTAACCCACGGTGTTGATGATGTTATCCGCATCGCCAGCGAAGGGTGGGGAGCCGTCGACCATTGA
- the topA gene encoding type I DNA topoisomerase, whose amino-acid sequence MAQKALVIVESPAKAKTINKYLGKDFVVKASVGHVRDLPKSSFGVDLENGFEPRYVTMRDKKKVIDDLKNAASKADIIYLASDPDREGEAISWHVYKILEKECRVPFKRVLFNEITKKAVQEAIAQSGEIDQRKVDAQQARRILDRIVGYQISPLLWDKISRNLSAGRVQSVALRLVCEREAEINAFVQEEYWSIFADFTKENTPFQAKLSKINGKKAEITNGEQAQTIVDALKSGTFQVSELETKQKKKRPLPPFTTSKLQQDASRKLRFSAKKTMMVAQSLYEGVNLGPLGSTGLITYMRTDSTRVSDDALQWGREFIATTFGSEYLPEKPRVFASKKQTQDAHEAIRPTAPHHPDAIREYLTGDQYRMYKIIFEKFIASQMADALVDSTVVDIKNGSHTLRAIGNVITFAGHLALYNIVEEDEPTAGKEEESGRLPRLAVGEALNADQIAPQQHFTQPAPRYSEATLVKTLEEKGIGRPSTYASILSTIEDRKYVEKEDRKFTPTELGKVVNELLVTHFRELFDYNFTANLESELDLIEEGKKEWRQALGTFYTGFKEEFSKAQEALKGVEKINIRANIPCPKCTAELLIKNGRNGEFLACSTYPECSFTANFSKDEEGNLTITPRATDEPTNIVCDKCQRNMVIKMSRRGPFLACSGYPECKNAKSFTKDEEGNITIIVKKPAEQTTIACDKCGATMVVRSSKRGEFLACSAFPKCRNAKSMERDEAGQAVVVEKKEKAAAKKEGKATVGASKAAAKTPAKRKTAAAKKTTDEKKVAAPKKTTKKPATPKE is encoded by the coding sequence ATGGCACAAAAAGCGCTCGTTATTGTCGAATCACCCGCAAAAGCAAAAACGATTAACAAGTATCTTGGTAAAGATTTCGTCGTCAAGGCCAGCGTCGGCCACGTCCGTGACCTGCCTAAATCTTCATTTGGCGTGGATCTTGAAAATGGATTTGAGCCCCGCTACGTCACCATGCGCGATAAGAAAAAAGTTATCGACGACCTCAAAAATGCCGCCTCCAAAGCCGATATCATCTACCTGGCATCGGATCCCGATAGAGAAGGGGAAGCGATATCGTGGCACGTCTATAAAATTCTGGAAAAAGAGTGTCGCGTCCCTTTCAAACGGGTTCTATTTAACGAAATCACCAAGAAGGCCGTTCAAGAGGCCATCGCTCAAAGCGGAGAAATAGACCAGCGCAAAGTCGATGCCCAACAAGCACGCCGCATTCTTGACCGCATCGTTGGCTATCAAATCAGCCCACTCCTTTGGGATAAAATATCGCGTAACCTTTCTGCCGGTCGCGTGCAAAGCGTTGCACTCCGCCTCGTCTGCGAACGCGAAGCGGAAATCAATGCCTTCGTGCAAGAAGAATACTGGAGTATTTTCGCTGATTTTACCAAAGAGAACACCCCGTTTCAGGCAAAACTCTCCAAAATCAACGGAAAAAAAGCCGAAATCACGAATGGCGAACAAGCGCAAACCATCGTAGACGCACTCAAAAGTGGCACGTTTCAGGTCAGCGAGCTTGAAACCAAACAGAAAAAGAAACGCCCACTTCCGCCCTTTACCACCAGCAAACTACAGCAGGATGCTTCGCGCAAACTCCGCTTTAGTGCCAAAAAAACCATGATGGTCGCCCAATCACTGTACGAAGGGGTTAACCTTGGGCCGCTCGGCTCCACCGGTTTGATTACCTATATGCGTACCGACTCGACACGGGTTTCTGACGACGCACTCCAGTGGGGGCGCGAATTCATCGCCACCACCTTCGGCTCAGAATATCTCCCAGAAAAACCCCGCGTTTTTGCCAGCAAAAAACAAACACAAGACGCTCACGAAGCCATTCGCCCCACCGCACCGCACCACCCTGACGCCATCCGCGAGTACCTCACGGGCGATCAGTACCGCATGTATAAAATTATCTTTGAAAAATTCATCGCCTCACAAATGGCCGATGCGCTCGTTGACTCAACCGTCGTCGATATTAAAAATGGTTCGCACACCCTGCGCGCCATTGGCAACGTCATCACCTTTGCCGGACATTTGGCACTGTATAACATTGTAGAAGAAGACGAACCCACAGCTGGCAAAGAAGAAGAAAGCGGTCGCCTGCCGCGCCTTGCCGTCGGTGAAGCGCTCAACGCCGATCAGATTGCCCCGCAGCAACACTTCACCCAACCAGCACCCCGTTACTCAGAAGCTACCCTTGTAAAAACCCTTGAAGAAAAAGGGATTGGCCGCCCAAGTACCTATGCTTCGATCCTATCAACCATCGAAGATCGCAAATATGTGGAAAAAGAAGATCGCAAGTTTACCCCGACCGAACTCGGTAAAGTGGTGAACGAACTGCTGGTGACCCACTTCCGCGAACTCTTCGATTATAACTTTACCGCGAACCTTGAAAGCGAGTTAGACTTAATCGAAGAAGGCAAAAAAGAATGGCGCCAAGCGCTCGGCACCTTCTACACGGGATTCAAAGAAGAATTCAGCAAAGCGCAGGAAGCCCTGAAAGGGGTTGAAAAAATCAACATCCGCGCCAATATTCCTTGCCCCAAGTGCACAGCCGAACTACTGATCAAAAATGGGAGGAACGGCGAATTCCTGGCGTGCTCCACCTATCCAGAATGCAGTTTTACGGCAAACTTTTCCAAGGATGAAGAAGGAAACCTCACCATCACACCACGCGCGACCGACGAGCCAACCAACATTGTCTGCGATAAATGCCAACGCAATATGGTGATTAAAATGTCACGGCGCGGCCCGTTTTTGGCGTGCAGCGGCTATCCCGAATGTAAAAACGCCAAAAGCTTTACCAAAGATGAAGAAGGCAATATCACCATCATCGTCAAAAAACCCGCTGAACAAACCACCATTGCCTGCGATAAATGCGGTGCGACGATGGTCGTCCGCAGCTCAAAACGTGGCGAATTTTTAGCCTGCTCCGCCTTCCCAAAATGCCGCAATGCCAAAAGCATGGAGCGCGATGAAGCCGGTCAAGCCGTTGTCGTCGAGAAAAAAGAAAAAGCCGCCGCGAAAAAAGAGGGGAAAGCTACCGTAGGCGCAAGCAAAGCAGCAGCAAAAACCCCCGCCAAACGCAAAACCGCTGCTGCCAAGAAAACTACTGACGAAAAAAAGGTTGCCGCCCCGAAAAAAACAACCAAAAAACCGGCAACCCCCAAAGAATAG
- a CDS encoding glutamine amidotransferase: protein MRALYLLKVGTTFAPTLQQFGDFDHWTCEGLRVNGVPTVVVDAEHGANLPAPEQCAGVVITGSHAMVTDALPWSEAIAHWLPSIVQARIPVLGICYGHQLLAHAMGGIAGYHPAGQEIGTVAISRLPAATSDPLFCHAPLTFLGHTTHSQTVLKLPANAVALAANAHDPHHAFCLGGTAWGVQFHPEYSAAIMRSYIEQQEPALLARGVNVTQLLAEVRETPEATDLLARFGAFVSAGQ from the coding sequence ATGCGCGCGCTTTACCTCCTCAAAGTAGGCACCACCTTTGCGCCAACGCTGCAGCAGTTTGGCGACTTTGATCACTGGACATGTGAAGGCTTGCGCGTCAATGGAGTGCCTACCGTGGTGGTCGATGCCGAACACGGCGCCAACCTGCCCGCCCCCGAGCAGTGTGCTGGCGTAGTGATTACCGGTTCACACGCCATGGTGACCGATGCCCTACCGTGGAGCGAGGCCATCGCGCACTGGCTCCCATCGATCGTGCAGGCTCGCATACCTGTTCTGGGCATTTGCTACGGGCACCAACTCTTAGCTCATGCCATGGGTGGCATCGCCGGATACCACCCTGCTGGTCAGGAAATTGGCACCGTCGCCATTTCCCGCTTGCCGGCAGCCACCAGCGATCCACTCTTTTGCCACGCACCGCTCACCTTCCTTGGCCACACGACACACTCTCAAACTGTCCTAAAACTTCCAGCAAATGCCGTCGCCTTGGCCGCGAATGCCCACGATCCACACCATGCCTTTTGCCTTGGTGGAACCGCATGGGGGGTACAGTTCCACCCAGAATACAGTGCGGCTATCATGCGCTCATATATTGAGCAGCAAGAGCCAGCACTGCTGGCACGCGGCGTCAACGTGACACAACTCCTTGCTGAGGTGCGCGAAACACCGGAGGCTACCGATCTCCTGGCACGGTTCGGTGCGTTCGTTAGTGCTGGACAGTAA
- the dcm gene encoding DNA (cytosine-5-)-methyltransferase codes for MQYTTYHELLQAVRCIYTQRQLADFLRVDERTIRRWESRETEPPPYLVDVIRQRLLPFSEYTSNRKSTFTFVDLFAGIGGIRKGFEAHGGQCLFTSEWDKYAQKTYLANFSDTFDHKLVGDITQVDEAEVPTHDILLAGFPCQAFSIAGVSKKNSLGRPHGFSCTTQGTLFFDVARIIAAKRPKAFLLENVKNLISHDKGNTFKVILNTLQNELGYHVHYKVIDALHFVPQHRERILIVGYDRNVDFTWEDLRLPLKGATRLASILHPQNGTEIAEDPYTEGKNASVNQKYTLTRKLWEYLQNYAEKHRQAGNGFGFGLVNENDTARTLSARYYKDGSEILLSQGDGKVPRRLTPRECARLMGFPDDFVIPVSDTQAYRQFGNSVVVPVIKEVARIMVPRILSSNSFGGQVDLGYASLVM; via the coding sequence ATGCAGTATACAACGTACCACGAACTCCTTCAAGCCGTCCGCTGTATATACACCCAACGACAGCTTGCTGATTTCCTGAGGGTAGATGAGCGGACGATACGACGGTGGGAGTCGCGAGAAACTGAGCCTCCACCTTATTTGGTTGATGTTATCCGCCAACGGCTTCTGCCATTTTCAGAGTATACTTCGAATAGAAAAAGCACTTTCACGTTTGTTGATTTATTTGCTGGCATAGGCGGGATTCGCAAGGGATTTGAGGCACATGGCGGCCAATGTTTATTTACCAGTGAATGGGATAAATACGCTCAGAAGACCTATCTCGCCAACTTTTCCGACACCTTTGATCACAAGCTTGTTGGCGATATTACACAGGTTGACGAGGCAGAGGTGCCGACACATGATATCTTGCTCGCTGGATTTCCGTGTCAGGCATTTAGTATCGCAGGAGTTTCGAAAAAAAATTCACTCGGCAGACCCCATGGCTTTTCGTGCACTACTCAAGGGACGTTATTTTTTGATGTTGCAAGAATAATTGCTGCAAAACGACCCAAAGCGTTTTTGCTCGAAAATGTAAAAAATCTCATCTCTCACGACAAAGGCAATACATTTAAAGTAATTTTAAATACACTGCAAAATGAACTCGGATATCACGTTCACTATAAGGTGATTGATGCGCTGCATTTTGTTCCCCAGCATCGGGAGCGGATTTTAATTGTGGGGTATGACCGTAACGTTGATTTCACATGGGAAGATTTGCGTCTTCCGTTAAAAGGAGCGACCCGGCTTGCCTCAATTTTACATCCGCAAAATGGCACAGAGATCGCGGAAGATCCATACACCGAAGGGAAAAATGCGTCGGTAAATCAAAAATACACGCTCACACGTAAACTCTGGGAATATCTGCAAAATTATGCAGAAAAACACCGCCAAGCAGGGAATGGCTTTGGTTTTGGGCTTGTTAACGAGAATGATACGGCTCGGACGTTATCAGCTCGTTATTATAAAGATGGTTCCGAAATTCTTCTCTCGCAAGGTGACGGGAAAGTCCCACGGAGACTTACCCCTCGAGAGTGCGCACGGTTAATGGGTTTTCCTGATGATTTTGTTATCCCAGTAAGCGACACGCAAGCGTATCGTCAGTTCGGCAACAGCGTTGTTGTGCCAGTCATCAAAGAAGTTGCACGGATTATGGTTCCTCGCATACTTTCATCAAACTCTTTTGGTGGGCAGGTTGACTTGGGATACGCTTCACTCGTTATGTAG